In Nicotiana tabacum cultivar K326 chromosome 11, ASM71507v2, whole genome shotgun sequence, a single window of DNA contains:
- the LOC142166108 gene encoding uncharacterized protein LOC142166108 has translation MEANTSRMVTLNGTTYAIWKGKMEDLLYVKKFHQPVFATVKPDNKSDEEWNLLHMHVCGFIRQWVDDNVLNHISRETHARTLWDHLESLYARKSGNNKMFLIKQITSLSNSAPDGVISMDLAKSSLLNEEMRRKSQGSSSSDVLVTDSRGRNKNRGSQNREHNRSKSRSRLKDIECYHCGKKGHTKKFCRILKKENRDNEEQKKIWVVDSGAASHVTSRKEFFSSYTQGDFGTPSLGNETGYVSTNGAGKWKLTKGSMIVARGEKRRGLYWTTASTCVDMSHPPSRKTELLELVHSDLCGSMKTRTLGGALYFATFIDDCSRKLWVYILKTKDQVLGVFKQFQASVERETGKKLKCIRTDNGGEYCGPFDEYCKQQGIRHQKTPPKTPQLNGLAERMNRTLMERVRCLLSEAKLPNSFWGEALLTAAHVINLSPAVALQSDVPNKVWYGKDVSYDHLKVFCCKAFVHVPKDERSKLTAKTRQCIFIGYGLDEFGYKLYDPIEKKVVRSRDVIFVEDQTIEDINKAEKLKSSSSEGLVNLDQVPHTNGDDAGGLNNDGDAQNHIPDQHIDGDGDNNANVDEVDAPTHEVVDELDIPLMRSSRPRTPSSRYSPNEYVLLTDGGEPECYAEAKEDEHKDQWIEAMQDEMKSLHENHTYELVKLPKGMRALKNKWVFKVKAEEHSLKPRYKARLVVKGFGQRKGIDFDEIFSPVVKMSSIRTVLGLTEKYIKRVLERFNMKSAKLVRTPLPGHLKLSKKMCPTITEEKERMAKIPYSSAIGSLMYAMSKLQKCVALSTTEAEYIAVTEAGKEMIWLKRFLQELGLRQMEYVVYCDSQSAIDLSKNSMYHARTKYIDVRYHWIREQVENESLQVKKIHMSENPADMLTKTGIGFLKRKKIGKGISRKSANYFCLVCLIPSLVQPDQSILFSSKYQLSSLVDSYCSFPLVPKKDGKTRVCVDYRDLNRASPKDNFPLPNIHILVDNCAKHEIQSFVDCYAGYHQVLMDEEDAEKTAFTTPWGTYCYRVMPFGLKNAGATYMRAMTAIFHDMMHQEIEVYVDDVIVKSRTQDNHIQDLRKFFERLRKYDLKLNPAKCAFGVPSGKLLGFIVSRRGIELDPTKIKSIKDLPPPRTKKDVMSLLGRLNYISRFIAQLTSTCEPIFKLLRKDAAIKWTTECQEAFDKVKEYLSNPPVLVPPEPGRPLFLYLTVLENSFGCVLGQHDVTGKREQAIYYLSKKFTSYEAKYTLLEKTCCALTWVAQKLRHYLQAHTTFLISRLDPLKYIFQKPMPTGRLAKWQILLTEFDIVYITRTAMKAQALADHLAENPVDEEYQPLDTYFPDEEVNTVEAISEEAHVWKMFFDGAVNTKGIGIGAILISPAGQHYPAMARLRFFCTNNTAEYEACIMGIHMAIDQDVKDLLIMGDSDLIIRQVQGEWETRDVKLIPYRQHVEDLSKRFNSIEFRYIPRFHNELADALATLASMLPYPGDAHVDPLEIQIKERHGYCSVIETGSNTQPWYHDIKRFLKTQEYPEHATGDQKRTIRRHASGFFLSSELLYKRTPDLNLLRCVGIEEARKIMHEVHAGVCGPHMNGYVLAKKILRAGYYWMTMEKDCFSFVRKCHQCQVHGNLIHAPPTELHPMSAPWPFVAWGMDVIGPIEPKASNGHRFILVAIDYFTKWVEAVTLKSVTKKAVVDFVHSNLICRFGIPATIITDNAANLNSHLMGDVCEQFKITHRNSTPYRPKANGAVEAANKNIKKILRKTIQSSRQWHEQLPFALLGYRTTVRTSVGATPYLLVYGTEAVIPAEVEIPSLRIIVEAEIEDSEWVKTRLEQLTLIDEKRMAAVCHGQLYQRRMARAYNKKVRPRNFEVGQLVLRRILPHHEEAKGKFAPNWKGPYIVRKILPRGALYLGDIKGNDPDTAVNADAVKRYYV, from the exons ATGGAAGCCAACACTAGTAGAATGGTTACCTTGAATGGCACAACTTATGCCATTTGGaagggcaaaatggaagatttgctcTATGTCAAAAAATTTCATCAACCTGTCTTCGCCACTGTAAAGCCTGATAATAAATCAGATGAAGAGTGGAATCTGTTACACATGCATGTTTGCGGCTTTATTAGACAGTGGGTTGACGATAATGTTTTGAACCATATTTCTAGGGAGACACATGCTCGGACCCTATGGGATCACCTTGAAAGTTTGTATGCTCGGAAATCTGGAAACAACAAGATGTTTTTGATAAAGCAGAT aacttcattatcaaattctGCTCCGGATGGTGTGATCTCTATGGATCTTGCCAAGAGCAGCCTTCTAAATGAAGAGATGAGAAGAAAATCTCAGGGTTCCTCCTCATCAGATGTCTTAGTGACTGACTCTAGGGGGAGAAACAAGAATCGgggttctcaaaatagagaaCATAATAGAAGCAAATCCAGAAGCAGACTTAAAGATATTGAGTGCTATCATTGCGGGAAGAAAGGGCACACAAAGAAGTTCTGCCGGATTTTGAAAAAGGAGAATAGAGACAACGAAGAACAAAAGAAGAT CTGGGTTGTGGACAGTGGTGCCGCATCTCATGTGACATCAAGGAAGGAATTTTTCTCATCATATACTCAGGGTGACTTTGGAACTCCGAGTCTGGGTAATGAGACT GGATATGTCAGTACCAATGGTGCTGGAAAGTGGAAGCTCACTAAGGGCTCCATGATTGTGGCTCGTGGGGAAAAGCGTCGTGGTCTATACTGGACTACGGCCTCTACCTGTGTTGATATG TCTCATCCTCCTTCAAGAAAGACAGAGTTGCTTGAGTTGGTGCATTCAGATTTATGTGGTTCAATGAAGACAAGAACTTTGGGTGGTGCACTTTATTTTGCTACCTTTATTGATGATTGTTCCAGGAAACTTTGGGTCTACATCTTGAAGACTAAAGACCAAGTGTTGGGTGTCTTTAAGCAGTTTCAGGCTTCAGTTGAAAGAGAAACTGGAAAGAAGCTGAAGTGTATTCGTACTGATAacggtggtgaatattgtggacCGTTTGACGAATACTGCAAACAACAGGGTATCAGACACCAGAAGACTCCTCCAAAGACTCCTCAGCTTAATGGTTTAGCAGAAAGGATGAACAGGACATTGATGGAAAGAGTCAGATGTTTGCTTTCTGAAGCAAAGTTGCCGAATTCCTTTTGGGGTGAGGCTTTGTTGACCGCCGCACATGTTATTAATCTATCCCCTGCGGTTGCTTTGCAAAGTGATGTTCCAAATAAAGTTTGGTATGGCAAGGATGTCTCCTATGACCACTTGAAAGTGTTTTGTTGCAAAGCTTTTGTACATGTGCCTAAAGATGAGAGGTCAAAATTAACTGCCAAGACAAGGCAGTGCATCTTCATTGGTTATGGCCTTGATGAGTTTGGTTACAAGCTATATGATCCAATTGAGAAGAAGGTTGTGAGAAGCCGTGATGTTATCTTCGTGGAGGATCAAACCATTGAAGATATTAACAAAGCGGAGAAGTTAAAATCTTCAAGTTCTGAAGGTTTAGTTAATCTTGAtcaagttcctcatacaaatgGGGATGACGCTGGTGGGCTCAATaatgatggtgatgcccagaaCCATATTCCAGATCAACATATTGATGGTGATGGGGATAACAATGCTAATGTTGATGAGGTAGATGCTCCTACTCACGAAGTTGTGGACGAGTTAGATATTCCACTCATGAGGTCTTCTAGACCTCGTACTCCTTCCTCCCGTTATTCACCCAATGAATATGTATTACTCACTGATGGGGGAGAACCTGAATGTTATGCGGAGGCCAAAGAAGATGAGCACAAAGATCAATGGattgaagccatgcaagatgagatgAAATCTCTGCATGAGAACCATACTTATGAGTTGGTGAAATTGCCTAAGGGCATGAGAGCTTTGAAGAACAAGTGGGTGTTCAAAGTTAAAGCTGAAGAACATAGTTTGAAGCCCAGATACAAAGCTAGATTGGTTGTCAAGGGATTTGGTCAAAGGAAAGGTATTGACTTTGACGAAATATTTTCTCCTGTCGTAAAAATGTCCTCCATTCGGACAGTTCTTGGTTTGACT GAGAAGTACATAAAACGTGTACTGGAGCGCTTCAATATGAAAAGTGCTAAGTTGGTTCGCACACCTCTTCCTGGTCATctgaagttgagcaagaagatgtgtccaaCAATAACggaggaaaaagagagaatggccaagattccttaTTCCTCTGCCAttggaagtttgatgtatgcaatg tcgaagttgcagaagtgtgtcgcaCTATCTACAACTGAAGCGGAGTATATTGCGGTTACTGAAGCTGGCAaagagatgatatggctcaagagatttcttcaagaacttggaTTGCGACAGATGGAGTATGTTGTCTATTGCGACAGTCAGAGTGCAATAGACCTGAGCAAAAATTCCATGTACCATGCGAGAACAAAATACATTGACgtcagatatcattggattcgtgagcaAGTGGAGAACGAATCACTTCAAGTCAAAAAGATTCACATGAGTGAAAatcctgcagatatgttgaccaag ACTGGTATTGGATtcttgaaaagaaagaagataggAAAAGGGATAAGCAGAAAATCAGCaaattacttctgtcttgtttgtCTGATTCCCAGTCTTGTTCAACCTGATCAATCAATTCTGTTTTCTTCCAAGTATCAGCTGAGTTCATTAGTTGATTCATATTGTTCGTTTCCCCTGG taccgaaaaaggacgggaaaactcgagtatgtgtagattaccgagatctgaacagagcaagtcctaaagataatttcccgctgcccaacatccacatcctcgttgataattgcgccaagcacgagatacagtctttcgtagattgttacgctgggtatcatcaggtattgatggatgaagaggatgccgagaaaactgccttcaccacgccttggggcacctactgttatcgggtcatgccgtttggtttaaagaatgctggggctacttacatgagggccatgaccgccattttccatgacatgatgcatcaggaaatagaggtgtacgtggacgatgtaatagtcaagtccaggacacaggataatcacatccaagacttgaggaaattcttcgagagactaaggaagtatgacttgaagctaaatccagcaaaatgcgctttcggagttccgtcaggtaaacttttgggtttcatcgtaagcaggagaggtatcgagctagatccgactaagataaaatctatcaaagatctacctcccccaagaacgaagaaagacgtgatgagtcttttaggcaggctgaactacatcagtcggtttattgcccagctgacaagcacgtgtgagcccatattcaagttgttaagaaaggatgcggcgattaagtggacaacggagtgtcaagaagcctttgataaagtcaaagagtacctttcgaatcccccagtcttggtccctcccgaaccagggaggccacttttcttgtatctgacagtcttggagaactccttTGGCTGCGTCctggggcaacacgatgtgaccgggaaaagggaacaggcgatctactacctgagcaagaaattcaccagctacgaggccaaatacactctgttggagaagacatgctgcgctctcacatgggttgctcaaaagctgaggcattatctccaagcccacactacattcctcataagcaggttggatcccttgaaatatatatttcagaaaccaatgcctactgggagactggctaaatggcaaatcttgcttacggagttcgacatagtttatatcactcgcacggcaatgaaagcccaggcgttagcagatcatttggccgaaaacccggtcgatgaggaataccagccattggatacctattttccagatgaagaggtaaacaccgtagaagcgatctcggaggaagctcatgtttggaagatgttctttgacggagccgtgaataccaagggtatagggatcggggcaattttgatctcacctgccggtcagcattatcccgccatggctagacttcgtttcttctgcacaaataatacagctgaatatgaagcctgcattatgggcatacatatggcaatcgatcaggatgtcaaagacttactgattatgggagattctgacctgatcatccggcaagttcaaggcgaatgggaaactcgggatgtcaaacttatcccataccgacaacatgtggaggacctcagcaagcgctttaactcaatagaattcaggtatattccgaggtttcacaatgaactggcagatgcacttgctactctggcttctatgctaccctacccgggcgacgcccacgtcgatcctttggaaatccaaatcaaggaaagacacggttactgcagtgtaatcgagacGGGATcgaatacgcagccttggtaccatgacatcaagagattcttgaagacacaagaataccccgagcatgcaactggagatcaaaagaggaccattaggcgacatgcaagtggtttctttttgagcagtgaattgttatataagaggactccggacctcaatctcttaagatgtgtcggtatcgaggaagcgagaaaaatcatgcacgaagtacacgcaggtgtgtgtggacctcacatgaacgggtatgtcttagcgaagaagatccttagagcaggttattactggatgaccatggaaaaggattgctttagctttgtccggaagtgtcatcagtgtcaggtgcacggtaatttgattcatgcacctcccacagaactgcatcccatgtccgcaccttggccatttgtcgcttggggcatggacgtcattggaccaattgaaccaaaggcttcgaatggacacaggtttatactggttgccatcgattacttcacaaagtgggtagaggctgtcactctcaagtcggtcaccaagaaagctgtagtggattttgtacactcaaatcttatctgtcgcttcggtattcctgcgactatcattacagataatgcagcaaacttgaacagtcacttgatgggagatgtgtgcgagcaattcaagataacacacaggaattccactccttatcggccaaaagccaatggtgctgtagaagctgcaaataaaaacatcaagaagattttgaggaaaacaatacaaagttcccgacagtggcatgagcagttaccttttgcgttattggggtatcgcactacggtgcgcacatcggtgggagcgactccttatcttttggtttatgggaccgaggccgtaataccggcagaggtagagattccttcacttcgaatcattgtcgaagcagaaatcgaggacagcgagtgggttaagactcggttagagcaattgacgttgattgatgaaaagcggatggctgcagtttgtcacggacagttataccaacgaaggatggcccgtgcttacaacaagaaagtccgacctcggaatttcgaagtaggacaattggtactgaggcgtattctgccgcatcatgaagaagcaaaaggaaagtttgccccaaattggaaaggcccatacatcgtaaggaaaatattgccaagaggagcattgtatttaggtgatatcaaaggaaatgaccctgacacagcggtgaatgcagatgcagtcaagaggtactacgtctag
- the LOC142166109 gene encoding uncharacterized protein LOC142166109 produces MKDCWDELNILAPLSSCDCEESLPYAVHLIPQRLMQFLMGLNESYSIRRSNLLARRPIVSVNEPYATVSQEESQRLLGVIDVKKDPLIMLAGRTHQDFKTKKKGAQSGGFRPFANSTVARKNMNSSEAQGYFLTEEQYQQILNMLNKPTSSDNADDIAGAIVHEEDNGRKLWHWRLGHPFIGVIPHIADVKNKVDAELLGCCEICPLAKQSRLKFSNSNSRSSSLFQLMHLDVWGPYRKPTYDKMHYCVTIVDDYSRYAWICLIQSKYEVLTRGDKFTSRARKTVFVGYLETQKAYKLYDLEDHQIFVSRDVQFKESLFPFKTETQEVLGDIFLFKETSNAGIILPHAGGPHEQHPTSAEPIPEPGEAVPAVESSAIDSPDPSDAALDTDDANLPDTTLNSDDVVDQPQTLEAPVAIGFDQFCNSTS; encoded by the exons ATGAAGGATTGTTGGGATGAATTAAATATCTTAGCTCCACTTTCTTCTTGTGATTGTGAGGAATCTTTACCTTATGCTGTACACCTGATACCACAAAGGTTGATGCAGTTCCTTATGGGACTTAATGAATCCTACAGTATTCGAAGGAGTAATCTACTAGCGAGGAGACCTATAGTGTCAGTAAATGAACCCTATGCAACAGTGTCTCAGGAGGAAAGCCAAAGGTTACTAGGTGTGATAGATGTGAAAAAGGATCCATTGATAATGTTAGCAGGAAGAACACACCAA GATTTTAAGACCAAGAAGAAGGGGGCACAATCTGGTGGATTCAGACCTTTTGCCAATTCTACAGTTGCAAGaaaaaacatgaattcatcaGAGGCTCAGGGTTACTTCTTAACTGAAGAACAATACCAGCAGATACTGAATATGCTAAACAAGCCAACATCCAGTGACAATGCAGATGACATAGCAG GAGCAATAGTTCATGAGGAGGACAATGGTAGAAAGCTGTGGCATTGGAGACTAGGGCATCCTTTTATTGGAGTAATACCACACATTGCAGATGTTAAGAATAAAGTAGATGCTGAACTATTAGGATGCTGTGAAATTTGTCCCTTGGCAAAACAAAGCAGACTAAAATTTTCTAATAGCAACAGTAGATCAAGTAGCCTTTTTCAATTGATGCATCTAGATGTATGGGGTCCATACAGAAAACCTACATATGATAAAATGCACTACTGTGTTACCATAGTAGATGATTACAGCAGATACGCTTGGATATGTCTGATTCAATCCAAATATGAAGT GTTAACTAGAGGTGACAAATTCACATCAAGAGCTAGGAAGACAGTATTTGTGGGATATTTAGAAACTCAAAAAGCTTACAAGTTATATGATCTTGAAGACCATCAAATTTTTGTTAGCAGAGATGTTCAGTTCAAGGAATCACTATTCCCTTTTAAAACTGAGACTCAAGAAGTATTAGGTGATATTTTTCTGTTTAAAGAGACCTCAAATGCAGGTATAATTCTGCCACATGCAGGAGGTCCTCATGAACAACATCCTACAAGTGCAGAACCAATACCTGAACCAGGAGAAGCAGTACCTGCAGTGGAAAGTTCAGCCATTGATTCACCTGATCCTTCTGATGCAGCACTGGACACAGATGATGCTAATCTCCCAGATACAACACTGAACTCAGATGATGTAGTGGATCAACCACAGACACTTGAAGCTCCTGTAGCTATaggatttgatcaattctgcAACTCAACCAGTTGA